One part of the Aliivibrio fischeri ATCC 7744 = JCM 18803 = DSM 507 genome encodes these proteins:
- a CDS encoding DUF1499 domain-containing protein, with protein sequence MKKLLLTLVSSSLLVACSQRTESMEDKSIAPCGDKPNCISTLDEREEFTAKPFILTSSANMKAISHIASQLKGAKLVDINNDYARIECTSSIFRFVDDLELRIYGNTLIVRSESRTGYSDFGVNRKRVEKLRALLEEKGLISQ encoded by the coding sequence ATGAAAAAATTACTTCTCACTCTAGTTAGCTCTTCATTACTTGTTGCTTGTAGTCAAAGGACGGAATCAATGGAAGACAAATCAATCGCTCCTTGTGGAGATAAACCCAACTGCATATCAACACTCGACGAGCGTGAGGAGTTTACTGCAAAACCCTTTATATTAACTAGTTCAGCAAATATGAAAGCAATCAGCCATATTGCCAGCCAATTAAAAGGAGCTAAATTAGTTGATATTAATAATGATTACGCTCGCATTGAATGTACAAGCTCTATATTTCGTTTTGTTGATGACTTAGAGCTACGAATTTACGGTAATACTCTTATTGTTCGCTCTGAATCGCGAACAGGTTATTCAGATTTTGGAGTAAACCGGAAGCGAGTGGAAAAACTAAGAGCATTATTAGAAGAAAAGGGACTGATTTCCCAATAA
- a CDS encoding peptidoglycan DD-metalloendopeptidase family protein, whose amino-acid sequence MLSKLTRIPVIHRILIGLCSAGIVVAIATIPDSVAPDSGFYKLAVGQTYPIEIRKEALVSHEKNAQNQQLSWETYTVKSGESASVLFSRIGLGYSQLLKLTSSDKEIENQLTRLRPGDKLKFGFNQDQDIVQLIRPISKFETYRISKVGDSYIGLFEKQDIETQLNYTKATITSNFWNASIGAGLNPNQIMELAGIFGWDIDFALDIREGDNFKVLYEEKYVEGEYAGKGNIIAASFTNRGDTFTAIRNDKNGNFYEPNGRAMKKAFLRSPINFRYVSSNFNPRRLHPVTGQRKAHRGTDYVAPVGTPIWAAGDGVVDKAGYNQFNGNYVFIRHSNTYITKYLHMTKRYVRAGQRVKQGETIGTLGGTGRVTGPHLHYEFLVNGVHKDARTVSLPQSKSLTGKDKKEFEIVAKERLKQLEQYSQFIVGNHPVINHE is encoded by the coding sequence ATATTATCTAAATTAACTCGCATTCCTGTAATCCATCGCATTCTGATTGGTCTTTGCAGCGCAGGGATTGTTGTAGCTATTGCAACAATACCAGACTCTGTCGCCCCTGATTCAGGCTTTTATAAATTAGCGGTAGGTCAAACATACCCAATTGAGATAAGAAAAGAAGCCCTCGTTTCTCATGAAAAAAATGCTCAAAACCAACAATTATCTTGGGAAACCTATACCGTAAAATCAGGGGAAAGCGCCTCTGTTTTATTTAGTCGCATCGGTTTGGGATACAGCCAACTTCTAAAACTCACCAGTAGCGATAAAGAAATTGAAAACCAACTCACTCGCTTACGTCCTGGTGACAAATTAAAATTTGGGTTTAACCAAGATCAAGACATCGTCCAACTTATACGCCCTATCAGTAAATTTGAAACTTACCGTATTAGTAAAGTTGGTGACAGCTATATTGGTTTATTTGAAAAACAAGATATTGAAACTCAGCTTAATTATACTAAAGCAACTATCACCTCAAATTTTTGGAATGCTTCAATTGGTGCGGGACTAAACCCTAATCAAATTATGGAGCTTGCAGGTATCTTTGGATGGGATATCGATTTTGCTTTAGATATTCGAGAAGGCGACAATTTTAAAGTTCTTTATGAAGAGAAGTATGTTGAAGGTGAATATGCTGGAAAAGGCAATATTATCGCCGCTTCTTTTACTAACCGTGGCGATACTTTCACCGCGATAAGAAACGATAAAAACGGCAATTTTTACGAACCAAATGGCCGAGCGATGAAAAAAGCTTTCTTGCGTTCACCAATCAATTTCCGTTACGTTAGCTCTAATTTTAACCCTCGCCGTCTGCATCCAGTAACAGGACAAAGAAAAGCTCATAGAGGGACTGATTATGTTGCGCCAGTTGGCACCCCTATTTGGGCTGCCGGTGATGGCGTAGTAGATAAAGCAGGTTATAATCAATTTAATGGTAATTATGTCTTTATTCGACATAGCAATACTTACATAACGAAATACCTACACATGACTAAACGTTATGTACGTGCAGGTCAAAGAGTTAAGCAAGGTGAAACTATTGGTACTCTTGGTGGAACAGGCCGAGTAACAGGTCCACATCTTCATTATGAATTCTTAGTAAATGGCGTTCATAAAGATGCTCGAACAGTATCTTTACCACAGTCAAAATCCTTAACAGGTAAAGACAAAAAAGAGTTTGAAATTGTGGCTAAAGAACGCTTAAAGCAATTAGAGCAATACAGTCAGTTTATTGTTGGTAACCATCCAGTAATTAACCATGAATAA
- the mtnN gene encoding 5'-methylthioadenosine/S-adenosylhomocysteine nucleosidase, with product MKIGIIGAMEQEVAILKDKIEGLSTITKAGCTFYTGTLNGADVVLLQSGIGKVAAAVGTTLLIAEHNVDVVLNTGSAGGFDSSLNLGDVVISTEVRHHDADVTAFGYEMGQMAQQPAAFIADEKLITTAEQALTEMSDKHAVRGLICTGDVFVCTPERQEFIRTHFPSVIAVEMEASAIAQTCHQFNTPFVVVRAISDVADKESPMSFDEFLPLAAQSSSEMVLNMVTLLK from the coding sequence ATGAAAATTGGCATTATTGGCGCTATGGAACAAGAAGTTGCCATTCTTAAAGACAAAATTGAAGGTCTATCAACAATAACTAAAGCTGGTTGTACTTTTTATACTGGTACATTAAATGGCGCTGACGTTGTTTTATTACAATCAGGGATTGGTAAAGTTGCAGCAGCAGTTGGAACCACTCTTCTTATTGCTGAGCATAATGTTGATGTCGTTCTTAATACAGGTTCTGCGGGTGGCTTTGATTCATCATTAAATCTTGGTGACGTGGTCATCTCAACAGAAGTTCGCCACCACGATGCTGACGTAACTGCTTTTGGTTACGAAATGGGACAAATGGCTCAACAGCCAGCTGCATTTATTGCTGACGAAAAGCTAATCACAACTGCTGAGCAAGCGTTAACTGAAATGAGTGATAAGCACGCTGTTCGCGGATTAATTTGTACTGGTGATGTTTTTGTTTGTACTCCTGAACGCCAAGAGTTTATCCGTACTCACTTCCCTTCAGTAATTGCAGTAGAAATGGAAGCCTCAGCGATTGCTCAAACATGTCACCAATTCAATACACCTTTTGTTGTCGTTCGAGCTATTTCAGACGTAGCAGATAAAGAGTCACCAATGAGCTTTGATGAATTCCTTCCTCTTGCAGCACAAAGCTCATCAGAAATGGTATTAAACATGGTTACTTTATTAAAGTAA
- a CDS encoding TRIC cation channel family protein produces MLIYTIDMFGTAIFAISGVLLAGRLKMDPFGVTVLASVTAIGGGTIRDMALGATPVFWINDTNYLLVIFITCILTMLIIRRPRRLPWYVLPVSDAIGLAVFVGIGVEKALNYNADPMVAVIMGVITGCGGGIIRDVLAREVPMVLRSEVYATACILGGIVHTSALEFNVQSSTAMLLGVTATLIIRLAAIRWHLSLPTFALNK; encoded by the coding sequence ATGTTAATCTATACAATTGATATGTTTGGTACTGCCATTTTTGCCATTTCAGGAGTGTTACTGGCTGGTCGATTAAAAATGGACCCATTTGGCGTCACGGTTTTAGCAAGTGTTACCGCAATAGGTGGCGGTACGATAAGGGATATGGCTTTAGGTGCAACTCCCGTTTTCTGGATTAACGACACCAATTATTTATTGGTCATTTTCATTACCTGCATTTTAACTATGTTAATCATCAGAAGACCTAGACGTCTACCTTGGTATGTACTTCCCGTTTCCGATGCTATTGGATTAGCTGTCTTTGTTGGGATTGGTGTAGAAAAAGCACTTAATTACAATGCAGATCCAATGGTCGCCGTTATTATGGGGGTAATTACAGGTTGCGGCGGCGGCATTATTCGAGATGTACTAGCCAGAGAAGTCCCTATGGTATTAAGAAGTGAAGTGTATGCTACTGCGTGCATCCTTGGTGGCATCGTTCATACTTCTGCTCTAGAGTTCAATGTTCAAAGCTCGACCGCAATGCTACTCGGTGTCACTGCTACATTAATCATTAGATTAGCTGCCATTCGATGGCATTTATCCTTACCAACCTTTGCTCTTAATAAATAA
- a CDS encoding efflux RND transporter periplasmic adaptor subunit, with translation MGKFTSVFFSYLIHRPWIISFLLFLSLFLWVMSGPSNAEESSIETKSSPLTIPLANVVIERFESIPTHKTISLYGRTSPDKQAILGAQVAAQIEELLVNKGVRVTKGQPIARLDMADLDLQLSQAKAIYSVRMKEFNAAKELKRKGLQGEVAFSQSQASLAEAKARVRNAELILENTTITAPFDGIVEHLFIEVGDFVSRGDPVAKVVVLDPLVIDVNVSERHISQITKQQKADVSFINGASIEGYVRYISKISSSSTNTFSVEIEIPNIGGKIPAGVSSEVAINLALQPAIKVTPAMLALNESGDLGVKTAIEAEGHSETAHKVKFVPIQLVKAEDDGVWLTGLGNEVDIITVGQGFVRDGDFIHIQRK, from the coding sequence ATGGGTAAATTTACATCTGTTTTTTTTTCTTATCTTATCCATAGACCTTGGATTATCTCTTTTCTTTTATTCCTCAGCTTATTTTTATGGGTCATGAGTGGACCTTCAAACGCGGAAGAATCATCAATAGAGACAAAAAGCTCGCCTCTTACCATACCATTAGCCAACGTGGTTATTGAACGTTTTGAATCTATCCCTACTCATAAAACCATTTCTTTGTATGGACGAACTAGCCCTGATAAACAAGCCATATTAGGAGCTCAAGTTGCAGCTCAGATTGAAGAATTGTTAGTAAATAAAGGCGTTAGAGTCACAAAAGGGCAACCCATCGCTCGTTTAGATATGGCCGATCTTGATTTGCAATTAAGCCAAGCTAAAGCCATCTACTCAGTTCGAATGAAAGAGTTTAATGCAGCAAAAGAATTAAAACGTAAAGGCTTACAAGGAGAAGTTGCGTTTAGCCAGTCACAAGCCTCACTTGCTGAAGCAAAAGCAAGAGTTCGTAATGCTGAGTTAATATTAGAAAATACTACGATCACGGCGCCATTTGATGGCATTGTTGAGCACCTGTTTATTGAAGTCGGTGACTTTGTCAGTCGTGGTGATCCTGTTGCTAAAGTCGTTGTTCTTGATCCACTTGTTATTGATGTCAATGTTAGTGAAAGGCATATCAGTCAAATAACAAAACAACAAAAAGCAGATGTTAGTTTTATTAATGGTGCTTCAATTGAAGGCTATGTTCGTTATATTTCAAAAATATCATCGTCATCAACCAATACATTTTCAGTAGAAATAGAAATTCCCAATATTGGTGGAAAGATCCCTGCAGGTGTGAGTTCTGAAGTCGCTATTAATTTAGCGCTTCAACCAGCAATAAAAGTCACTCCAGCAATGCTCGCATTAAATGAAAGTGGGGATTTGGGGGTAAAAACAGCGATAGAAGCTGAAGGGCATAGTGAGACGGCTCATAAAGTTAAGTTTGTTCCTATTCAGTTAGTTAAGGCTGAAGATGATGGTGTTTGGTTAACAGGGCTTGGGAATGAAGTGGATATTATTACTGTTGGACAAGGATTTGTTCGTGATGGTGACTTCATTCATATTCAGCGTAAATAG
- a CDS encoding cobalamin biosynthesis family protein, giving the protein MLDKLTLFISDYSLLVLWGALIFHLIIPISPQFHPMSFWHKFALILAEKVNTSRPYQQRLLSGSLAWALMIIPVIIVYIAAVPLIWNIPLFNLGLLLLSLEWRGVEKLCKDTIHAINKEDKSKAKETLKHWVNRDVEPLSLLGLGKASSETIILAYARTVIGVLFWYGIAGGIGAFIYRLSLELARAWSPSRDSFRPFGIPALRIQYILDFLPLKLFTLLCFIGKNIRHSFQQLQLQKKNWANKNNVGLLIIIGKKFELSLGGPVIYQGKKINRAKLGGKIAPSAIHLAQIHHFLSWRIAIWLIIQSSIMVILKQGL; this is encoded by the coding sequence ATGCTAGATAAATTAACTCTCTTTATTTCTGATTACTCTTTACTGGTATTATGGGGGGCTTTAATTTTTCACCTCATCATTCCTATTTCACCCCAGTTTCATCCAATGTCTTTTTGGCACAAATTTGCTTTAATCCTAGCTGAAAAGGTAAATACATCTCGTCCTTATCAACAACGTTTATTATCAGGGTCCCTTGCATGGGCATTAATGATTATTCCTGTAATCATTGTATATATTGCAGCTGTGCCTCTCATTTGGAACATCCCTCTTTTTAATCTTGGGTTACTATTGTTATCACTAGAATGGCGTGGTGTCGAAAAACTGTGTAAAGATACGATTCATGCCATAAATAAAGAAGACAAAAGTAAAGCAAAAGAAACCCTCAAGCATTGGGTAAATAGAGACGTAGAACCATTATCATTACTAGGTTTAGGAAAAGCGTCTAGTGAAACGATCATTTTGGCTTATGCGAGAACCGTTATTGGGGTTTTATTTTGGTATGGTATTGCTGGTGGAATTGGAGCCTTTATTTATCGATTATCATTAGAGTTAGCAAGAGCGTGGTCTCCATCTAGAGATTCCTTTCGACCTTTTGGCATCCCTGCTCTACGCATTCAATATATTTTAGATTTTCTCCCACTTAAGCTTTTCACCCTCCTTTGTTTTATAGGCAAAAACATCCGTCATTCTTTTCAACAGTTACAATTACAAAAAAAGAACTGGGCCAATAAAAATAATGTAGGGCTACTTATTATTATTGGAAAAAAGTTTGAGCTTTCTTTAGGTGGACCTGTTATTTATCAAGGAAAGAAAATCAACCGAGCAAAACTAGGTGGAAAAATAGCCCCATCAGCGATTCATTTAGCACAAATTCACCATTTTTTAAGCTGGAGAATAGCAATTTGGCTCATTATTCAAAGCTCAATAATGGTCATATTAAAACAAGGTTTATAA
- the erpA gene encoding iron-sulfur cluster insertion protein ErpA, which translates to MSDVSVPLTFSDVAAAKVKTLIAEEENPNLKLRVYITGGGCSGFQYGFTFDEDVNEGDMTIENDGVTLVVDPMSLQYLIGGKVDYTEGLEGSRFFIDNPNATTTCGCGASFSV; encoded by the coding sequence ATGAGTGATGTATCTGTGCCGTTAACGTTTTCTGATGTTGCAGCAGCAAAAGTAAAAACGTTAATTGCAGAAGAAGAAAACCCAAATCTAAAACTACGAGTTTATATTACTGGTGGTGGTTGTAGTGGTTTCCAATACGGCTTTACTTTTGATGAAGACGTAAATGAAGGTGATATGACAATTGAAAACGATGGCGTTACATTAGTTGTTGATCCAATGAGCTTACAATATTTGATTGGCGGTAAAGTTGATTACACCGAAGGTTTGGAAGGTTCACGTTTCTTCATTGATAACCCAAATGCAACGACAACGTGTGGTTGTGGTGCATCATTCAGTGTGTAA
- a CDS encoding IS3 family transposase (programmed frameshift): MTNQEKTKNKRTQRDYSLGFKLQLVAAIEKGDMTYKQAQNIYGIQGRSTVLTWLRKHGKMDWSQSPKIIMPKSPKAKESPAQKIKRLERELDDERMRNLLLNEVVNIMDAEHGAGLRKKYIGQGARSLQKQKMISLERASQLLGITRQCIYQQERRALKRAVELSPVKNMVQEIRRYMPRIGGKKLYFLLKPKFITHGIKLGRDNFFSYLRNECLLVKPKRSYTKTTYSKHWMKKHPNLLKEVTPQASEEVFVSDITYVQSQKGIHYLSLVTDAYSRKIMGYELSDEMKATDVVKALDMAIDSRQYQRSTIHHSDRGLQYCSKVYQEKLNKNDIKPSMTDGYDCYQNALAERINGILKQEFLLYDCKDLEELRHLVEESIFIYNEMRPHLSLGMSTPNQVHKKAKCVRT, encoded by the exons ATGACAAATCAAGAAAAAACAAAGAATAAGCGAACTCAACGCGATTATTCATTAGGCTTTAAATTGCAGCTTGTTGCCGCTATAGAAAAAGGCGATATGACCTATAAGCAAGCTCAAAACATTTATGGCATTCAAGGTCGATCTACCGTACTTACTTGGTTAAGAAAACACGGTAAGATGGACTGGTCTCAATCACCTAAGATTATTATGCCTAAATCCCCGAAAGCGAAAGAATCGCCTGCACAAAAAATTAAACGTTTAGAGCGAGAGCTTGATGATGAAAGAATGCGTAATTTATTACTTAATGAAGTAGTGAATATCATGGACGCAGAACATGGTGCAGGCCTTAGAAAAAAGTATATTG GCCAAGGAGCAAGAAGTCTTCAAAAGCAGAAAATGATCAGCTTAGAGCGAGCTAGTCAGCTACTTGGCATTACAAGACAATGTATATACCAACAAGAACGTAGAGCTCTGAAACGTGCCGTTGAACTTTCACCGGTTAAAAATATGGTGCAAGAAATTCGTCGATATATGCCTCGTATTGGAGGTAAAAAATTATATTTTTTACTTAAGCCCAAATTCATCACTCATGGCATAAAGTTAGGCAGAGATAACTTTTTTTCCTATTTAAGAAATGAGTGCTTATTAGTAAAACCTAAACGAAGTTATACAAAAACTACCTATAGTAAGCATTGGATGAAAAAACATCCTAATTTACTTAAAGAAGTAACACCTCAAGCATCTGAAGAGGTTTTTGTTAGTGATATCACTTACGTTCAATCACAAAAAGGTATTCATTATTTATCTTTAGTAACAGATGCTTATAGTCGAAAGATAATGGGATATGAATTAAGTGATGAAATGAAAGCTACTGATGTAGTCAAAGCTCTTGATATGGCGATAGATAGCCGTCAATATCAAAGGAGTACGATTCATCATTCAGACCGAGGATTACAGTATTGTTCAAAGGTTTATCAGGAAAAATTGAATAAAAATGATATTAAGCCATCAATGACGGATGGTTATGATTGCTATCAAAATGCATTAGCAGAGCGAATAAATGGGATACTTAAACAAGAGTTTCTTTTGTATGACTGTAAAGATTTAGAGGAGTTAAGGCATTTAGTTGAAGAATCTATTTTTATTTATAATGAAATGCGGCCACATTTAAGCTTGGGAATGAGTACACCAAATCAAGTACACAAAAAAGCCAAGTGCGTACGCACTTAG
- a CDS encoding efflux RND transporter permease subunit, producing the protein MLAIINAALGRSRTMLMLLVLLLIAGVSTYLVIPKESNPDITIPIIYVSMSHQGISPEDSERLLVRPMEQELRSIEGIKEMTAVAGEGHGSVTLEFSVGVDLDKALTDVRDAVDLVKPNLPEESDEPTVHEVTLAAEQAVLSVVLYGTVPERTAVQIARKLQDKLESYKQILEVDIAGDREDVVEIIVDPLLLESYGLDQAAIYNLIALNNRVVAAGFVDTGYGRFSVKVPSVFESLKDVLELPIKVDGKQVVTFGDIATVRKAFRDPNSYARLNGEKAIVLDIKKRSGENIIETVEIVKAVLSGAQQLDDWPNNLLVKYTWDESKDVKIMLNDLQNNILSAILLVVIVIIAILGARTALLVGISIPGSFLTGLLILAVSGLTINIVVLFSLIMAVGMLVDGAIVVTEYADRRMQEGAHRVEAYREAAQRMAWPIIASTATTLAAFAPLLFWPDITGEFMKYLPLTLIATLSASLVMALLFVPVLGSLFGKPQQVLPKKRVKLQALSRGDYTQAEGVTKLYYQTLSFSLKHPFKILLLAITFAVGIGFTYAKAGLGVVFFPDVDPPFLTVKVRSHGDLSIDEKDKIMVQVQNQILGMEELDSIYTRTGGDDEIGRIQITPIDWQNRRPVKEIIEDLRVKTKDIAGVELEFSTPNAGPPSEHDLVIELSARNGELLNQSITQVRKWVDSNAAFTNVSDTSNKQGIDWKIDIRRDDAARFGADATLVGNTVQFVTNGLKIGDYLPDDNDEQVDILVRFPEEHRDIGRFDELRVKTNNGLVPITNFARIIPTHKQDTIHRIDGHRILSVKADMSEGYNLSIELPKVEEVLKNLDLPKGVEFKLRGQNEEQNNSAAFLQNAFLVALAVMAIILVTQFNSFYQAFLILSAVLFSTVGVFAGLLIFQRPFGIIMSGIGVISLAGIVVNNNIVLIDTYNTLRKEGIEKVDAILRTGVQRLRPVMLTTVTTILGLMPMVLEMNIDLVNQKVEFGAPSTQWWSQLATAVAGGLAFATVLTLVLTPCLLMLGRDKKIRELLD; encoded by the coding sequence ATGCTAGCTATTATTAATGCGGCATTGGGTCGCTCTCGTACCATGTTGATGCTGTTGGTTTTATTACTTATTGCTGGTGTGTCGACGTATCTCGTTATACCAAAAGAGTCCAATCCAGATATTACGATCCCTATTATTTATGTATCTATGAGTCACCAAGGTATTTCTCCTGAAGATTCTGAGCGTTTACTCGTGCGCCCAATGGAGCAAGAATTACGCTCTATTGAAGGGATAAAGGAAATGACTGCGGTTGCAGGGGAAGGGCATGGCTCAGTGACATTAGAGTTTAGTGTTGGAGTCGATTTAGATAAAGCCTTAACGGACGTGAGAGATGCGGTTGATTTAGTTAAGCCAAACCTTCCAGAAGAGAGTGATGAGCCAACGGTTCATGAGGTTACATTAGCGGCTGAGCAAGCCGTATTATCCGTGGTTTTATATGGCACTGTTCCTGAGCGAACCGCGGTTCAAATTGCAAGAAAGCTGCAGGATAAACTCGAAAGTTACAAACAGATACTTGAAGTTGATATTGCAGGAGATAGAGAAGATGTCGTTGAAATTATTGTCGATCCTCTTTTGCTTGAGAGTTACGGGTTAGATCAGGCCGCCATCTATAATTTAATCGCATTAAATAATCGTGTTGTTGCTGCTGGTTTTGTTGATACTGGTTATGGTCGGTTTTCAGTAAAAGTCCCTTCTGTTTTTGAATCATTAAAAGATGTACTAGAGCTGCCAATCAAAGTCGATGGAAAACAAGTGGTCACTTTTGGTGATATTGCCACGGTTCGTAAAGCATTTAGAGATCCTAATAGTTATGCTCGATTAAATGGTGAAAAAGCCATTGTTCTCGATATAAAAAAACGTTCCGGGGAAAATATCATTGAAACCGTTGAGATTGTAAAAGCGGTACTATCGGGAGCTCAGCAACTTGATGATTGGCCAAATAATTTATTAGTTAAATACACGTGGGATGAATCTAAAGATGTAAAGATCATGCTTAATGATCTTCAGAATAATATTCTTTCCGCTATTTTATTGGTTGTTATCGTTATCATTGCAATTTTAGGAGCAAGAACTGCTCTTTTAGTTGGAATATCAATTCCCGGCTCTTTCTTAACAGGTTTACTTATACTTGCAGTTTCAGGGTTAACCATCAATATTGTTGTTCTATTTTCATTAATCATGGCCGTAGGAATGTTGGTTGACGGCGCTATTGTTGTAACTGAATACGCTGATCGTCGAATGCAAGAGGGAGCTCATCGTGTAGAAGCTTATAGAGAAGCTGCACAACGAATGGCATGGCCAATTATTGCATCAACAGCGACAACATTAGCGGCATTTGCTCCTCTATTATTCTGGCCTGATATTACTGGGGAATTTATGAAGTATCTGCCATTAACTTTGATTGCGACGTTAAGTGCATCTTTAGTTATGGCTCTGTTATTTGTTCCCGTTTTAGGGAGTTTGTTTGGTAAACCGCAGCAAGTCCTCCCTAAAAAAAGAGTGAAATTACAGGCACTAAGCAGAGGAGACTATACTCAAGCTGAAGGGGTCACTAAGCTATATTATCAAACGCTTTCATTTTCATTAAAGCACCCCTTTAAGATTTTATTATTAGCAATAACGTTTGCTGTCGGTATTGGATTTACTTACGCCAAAGCGGGACTCGGTGTTGTTTTCTTTCCTGATGTCGATCCTCCATTTTTAACCGTAAAAGTTCGTTCTCATGGTGATCTTTCTATTGATGAGAAAGATAAAATTATGGTTCAGGTTCAAAATCAAATATTAGGAATGGAAGAGTTAGACAGTATTTATACTCGAACGGGTGGCGACGATGAAATAGGACGTATCCAAATTACTCCAATTGATTGGCAAAACAGAAGGCCAGTAAAAGAGATAATTGAAGATCTCCGAGTGAAAACGAAAGATATTGCAGGTGTTGAATTGGAGTTCAGTACACCAAATGCAGGGCCTCCTAGCGAGCATGATTTAGTGATAGAACTCAGTGCGAGAAATGGAGAACTATTAAATCAATCCATCACTCAAGTTCGTAAATGGGTTGATTCAAATGCAGCATTTACTAATGTTAGTGATACTTCTAATAAGCAGGGTATTGATTGGAAAATTGATATTCGACGAGATGATGCAGCAAGATTTGGTGCCGATGCAACATTAGTTGGTAATACCGTTCAGTTTGTCACTAATGGTTTAAAAATTGGTGACTACCTACCTGATGATAATGATGAACAGGTCGATATTCTTGTACGTTTTCCTGAAGAGCATCGAGATATCGGGCGATTTGATGAGCTTAGAGTAAAGACGAATAATGGACTTGTTCCAATTACTAATTTTGCACGCATTATTCCTACGCACAAACAAGATACTATTCACCGAATAGATGGGCACAGAATTTTATCGGTAAAAGCCGACATGAGTGAAGGGTATAACCTGAGCATTGAGCTTCCTAAAGTTGAGGAGGTACTAAAAAATCTAGACTTACCTAAGGGCGTTGAATTTAAATTAAGAGGACAAAATGAAGAGCAAAATAATTCAGCCGCATTTTTGCAGAATGCTTTTCTTGTAGCACTTGCTGTTATGGCAATTATTTTAGTTACTCAATTTAATAGTTTTTATCAGGCATTCTTAATCTTAAGTGCAGTTCTTTTTTCAACCGTTGGCGTGTTTGCTGGTTTACTTATTTTCCAGCGCCCGTTTGGCATTATTATGTCAGGCATTGGGGTAATTTCATTAGCAGGGATCGTCGTTAATAATAATATTGTACTGATTGACACCTATAACACCTTACGCAAAGAAGGCATTGAAAAAGTCGATGCTATTTTGCGAACTGGCGTTCAGCGTTTACGACCTGTTATGTTAACCACGGTAACGACCATTTTGGGATTAATGCCAATGGTGCTAGAAATGAATATTGATTTAGTTAATCAAAAAGTGGAATTTGGTGCACCAAGTACTCAGTGGTGGTCGCAATTAGCCACTGCTGTTGCAGGAGGCTTGGCCTTTGCAACCGTTCTAACATTAGTACTGACACCTTGCTTGTTAATGCTTGGAAGAGACAAAAAAATAAGAGAATTACTTGATTAA